One segment of Parvularcula sp. IMCC14364 DNA contains the following:
- the ribE gene encoding riboflavin synthase → MFTGLIEEIGQIADISQTDGKYTLAISANTVLQDVAIGDSIAVNGVCLTVTRHTHELFTVDAVPETLARTNLGDLVTGGRVNLERSATPDTRLGGHYVQGHVDTTGVIDSFRQDSEAIWVTIKTDPAVMKYIVTKGYITIDGTSLTVVDVGPDWFNITLIPHTQEHITLPGKSAGDRVNLETDIIAKYVEKLLGTAMPIQAQGDHHAIS, encoded by the coding sequence ATGTTCACAGGCCTCATAGAAGAAATCGGCCAGATCGCTGATATTTCTCAGACCGACGGCAAATATACGTTGGCGATCAGCGCCAACACGGTTCTGCAAGATGTGGCTATTGGTGACTCAATCGCTGTCAACGGCGTCTGCCTCACCGTTACACGTCACACTCATGAGCTTTTCACAGTCGACGCCGTGCCGGAAACGCTGGCCCGCACAAATCTTGGAGATCTTGTGACGGGCGGACGGGTCAACCTGGAGCGCTCCGCGACACCGGATACCCGACTGGGCGGTCACTATGTTCAGGGGCATGTAGATACGACAGGGGTGATAGACAGCTTTCGTCAGGACAGTGAAGCAATCTGGGTGACGATAAAGACTGACCCGGCAGTGATGAAGTACATTGTCACCAAGGGCTATATCACCATTGATGGCACAAGCCTGACAGTCGTCGATGTTGGCCCTGACTGGTTCAACATTACGCTTATTCCGCACACACAGGAACACATTACCCTGCCTGGCAAATCTGCTGGAGACCGGGTCAATCTCGAAACAGATATTATCGCCAAGTATGTCGAGAAACTGCTTGGCACAGCAATGCCAATTCAAGCGCAAGGAGACCACCATGCCATTAGCTAA
- the ribB gene encoding 3,4-dihydroxy-2-butanone-4-phosphate synthase, whose product MPLANLEDAIADFRAGKFVIIVDDESRENEGDLAFAAELITPDAINFMAREGRGLICCAMSGEIIDHFALPLMVDPKDNQSGFGTPFTVSVEAATGVTTGISAHDRARTIQVLMDPMSKKTDIVMPGHMFPLRARDGGVLERDGQTEASVDLAKLAGLRPGGVICEVMNNDGTMARLPDLEEFGAKHGIRIISVEQIQRWRRETEAVFRAAE is encoded by the coding sequence ATGCCATTAGCTAATCTGGAAGACGCCATCGCAGATTTCCGCGCGGGCAAATTCGTCATTATTGTGGATGACGAGAGCCGCGAAAATGAAGGTGATCTGGCTTTCGCAGCAGAGTTGATCACGCCAGACGCGATCAATTTCATGGCCCGTGAAGGACGGGGACTCATCTGTTGCGCAATGTCTGGCGAGATCATCGACCATTTCGCCCTGCCCCTGATGGTCGATCCAAAGGATAATCAATCAGGTTTTGGCACGCCTTTCACGGTTTCAGTGGAAGCTGCCACAGGAGTCACAACCGGCATTTCTGCACATGACCGGGCGCGCACCATCCAGGTACTGATGGACCCAATGAGCAAGAAAACAGATATTGTCATGCCAGGCCACATGTTCCCTCTGCGCGCGCGCGACGGCGGCGTTCTGGAGCGTGACGGCCAGACAGAAGCCAGCGTTGATCTGGCGAAGCTGGCTGGTTTGCGCCCTGGTGGCGTTATCTGTGAAGTGATGAATAATGACGGCACTATGGCGCGCCTGCCAGACCTTGAAGAATTTGGCGCGAAACACGGTATCAGGATTATTTCAGTTGAACAGATCCAACGCTGGCGACGGGAGACGGAAGCTGTATTCCGGGCCGCTGAATGA
- the ribH gene encoding 6,7-dimethyl-8-ribityllumazine synthase → MRTEGLTTAIEGVHDGEGRRIAIIFTRWNDEIISEMRTACLDTLKTQGVTKENIEEIIIPGAFEFPLTCTLAAESEKFDAVIALGCVIRGETPHFDYVAGEAARGITSASLSGNTPVIFGVLTVNTEEQAWQRAARDKDNKGAEFALAALEMAAVTEKLKRV, encoded by the coding sequence ATGAGAACCGAAGGATTGACCACCGCAATAGAAGGTGTGCATGACGGTGAAGGCCGCCGCATCGCCATCATCTTTACACGATGGAATGATGAAATCATCTCCGAGATGCGCACTGCCTGTCTTGATACCCTGAAAACCCAGGGTGTCACCAAAGAAAATATAGAAGAAATCATCATCCCCGGCGCTTTCGAGTTTCCCCTCACCTGCACATTGGCGGCGGAGAGCGAAAAATTTGATGCCGTTATTGCGTTGGGCTGCGTCATCCGTGGTGAGACGCCGCATTTTGACTATGTGGCTGGCGAAGCAGCACGCGGCATTACATCCGCCTCCTTAAGCGGCAACACACCTGTTATTTTTGGTGTGCTGACGGTCAATACCGAAGAACAGGCCTGGCAGCGGGCCGCCCGTGACAAGGATAACAAGGGCGCAGAGTTTGCCCTGGCAGCGCTGGAGATGGCGGCTGTAACCGAAAAATTGAAGAGAGTATAA
- the folE gene encoding GTP cyclohydrolase I FolE, translating to MAEGSIMSEEMLRRPDRAEAEAAVRTLLAYIGDDPAREGLIDTPKRFVKAYDDWFQGYNEDPEAVLSRTFEELEGYDDIVLMKNIRVTSHCEHHVAPIIGTAHVAYLPDTRVVGISKLARLVDIYGKRLQSQEILTNQIAQTLDRVLKPRGVAVLVDAEHQCISTRGINKTGVSCVTRCFTGAFRDAAMEDRFFRLIK from the coding sequence ATGGCTGAAGGATCAATCATGAGTGAAGAAATGTTGAGACGCCCTGATCGCGCTGAAGCAGAAGCAGCAGTGCGCACTTTGCTTGCCTATATCGGTGATGACCCGGCCCGCGAAGGATTGATCGATACGCCCAAGCGTTTCGTCAAGGCGTATGACGACTGGTTTCAGGGGTATAATGAAGACCCTGAAGCCGTGCTGTCACGCACTTTCGAGGAACTTGAAGGATATGACGACATTGTTCTGATGAAGAACATTCGCGTGACCAGTCACTGCGAGCATCACGTCGCCCCCATTATCGGGACAGCGCATGTTGCTTACCTGCCGGACACCCGTGTGGTTGGAATTTCCAAGCTGGCCCGACTCGTCGATATTTATGGCAAGCGTCTGCAAAGCCAGGAAATTTTGACCAACCAGATCGCACAAACACTGGATCGTGTATTGAAACCGCGCGGTGTCGCTGTGCTGGTTGATGCAGAACATCAGTGCATCTCGACCCGTGGCATCAACAAGACTGGCGTTTCCTGCGTGACACGCTGTTTCACCGGGGCTTTCAGGGACGCCGCGATGGAAGACAGGTTCTTCAGACTGATTAAATAA
- a CDS encoding pyridoxamine 5'-phosphate oxidase family protein: MGKIYEEIDERWASFIKAQKMFFVATAPLAADGHVNVSPKGYDTFSIIDPLTVAYLDIGGSGIETLSHVQENKRITLMFCALEGAAKILRLYGEGEAIDFNHPEFNDLMKLFPAHDRARNIICVRVTRIQDSCGWGVPFYEFKSERDQLKRYYADKSAGDIEAKYYVSNAASIDGLPGIEKPE; this comes from the coding sequence ATGGGCAAAATTTACGAAGAAATAGATGAGCGCTGGGCGTCTTTCATCAAGGCCCAGAAAATGTTCTTTGTGGCAACAGCCCCGCTGGCTGCCGATGGCCATGTCAATGTTTCTCCCAAAGGGTATGACACCTTTTCCATCATAGATCCGCTGACCGTCGCTTATCTGGACATCGGCGGCTCCGGCATCGAAACGCTGTCTCATGTGCAGGAAAACAAACGGATCACACTCATGTTTTGCGCGCTGGAAGGCGCAGCGAAAATCCTGCGACTTTACGGCGAAGGCGAAGCCATCGACTTCAACCATCCTGAGTTCAACGACCTCATGAAATTGTTCCCTGCCCATGACAGAGCGCGAAACATCATATGTGTGCGTGTGACGCGCATTCAGGACTCCTGCGGCTGGGGTGTGCCATTCTACGAGTTCAAATCAGAACGCGACCAGTTGAAGCGCTACTACGCCGACAAATCTGCTGGTGACATCGAAGCAAAGTATTATGTATCGAACGCGGCAAGCATCGATGGCCTGCCGGGTATCGAAAAGCCGGAATAA